One window of the Myxococcales bacterium genome contains the following:
- a CDS encoding DUF255 domain-containing protein: MRFNGADDAPGYAPTACRRVVALPACCAPGQPGQTGTAWGAEAFVAAHASTSQWFVSIGYAACHWATSWPTRASPEDPAIAALMNGLYVNDQRSIARGAARRRYRRLS, from the coding sequence TTGCGCTTCAACGGCGCGGATGACGCCCCGGGCTATGCCCCAACCGCCTGCCGGCGAGTCGTCGCCCTACCTGCTTGCTGCGCACCGGGACAACCCGGTCAGACTGGTACCGCGTGGGGCGCCGAGGCCTTCGTCGCCGCGCACGCCTCGACAAGCCAGTGGTTCGTCTCGATCGGCTACGCCGCTTGCCACTGGGCCACGTCATGGCCCACGAGAGCTTCGCCAGAGGATCCGGCGATCGCGGCCTTGATGAACGGGCTCTACGTCAACGATCAAAGGTCGATCGCGAGAGGAGCGGCCCGACGTCGATATCGCCGCCTCTCATGA